In Mercurialis annua linkage group LG6, ddMerAnnu1.2, whole genome shotgun sequence, the following are encoded in one genomic region:
- the LOC126654172 gene encoding uncharacterized protein LOC126654172, whose product MDVMAKELGRKPSATELYTRIHSTKGEKKPVDKRAQNMTDAIAERLAAATQSPTGEGSSTSPAEVDETQLFLDIEGVNKKHRVYGLGSASSRYAAPSSSRAQRGSSSRSTHLADEDIERRVQTGIQEGLREVEQRLAEQNRQQLAEQRREHQAAMAQLIREEIARMMPNLPPEYQPQFPAPPPDRDDTTDL is encoded by the exons ATGGACGTGATG GCTAAGGAGCTCGGCCGGAAACCGAGTGCGACGGAGCTGTACACTCGCATTCACTCCACGAAGGGTGAGAAGAAGCCTGTAGACAAGCGGGCTCAGAACATGACT GACGCTATTGCTGAGAGGCTGGCTGCTGCGACTCAGTCGCCGACCGGAGAGGGTAGCTCGACGAGTCCAGCTGAGGTGGATGAGACCCAACTGTTTCTGGACATCGAGGGTGTCAATAAGAAGCACCGCGTGTACGGTTTAGGGTCGGCGAGTAGCAGGTATGCGGCCCCCAGTAGCAGCAGGGCGCAGCGAGGCAGCTCTTCTAGGTCGACACATCTTGCGGACGAGGACATCGAGCGCCGTGTGCAGACAGGCATTCAGGAGGGCCTGCGAGAGGTTGAGCAGAGGTTAGCGGAGCAAAATCGTCAACAGCTGGCAGAGCAACGGCGTGAGCACCAAGCGGCAATGGCCCAGCTTATCCGAGAGGAGATAGCAAGGATGATGCCTAATCTTCCTCCAGAGTATCAGCCACAGTTTCCCGCTCCCCCACCAGACCGTGATGACACTACAGATTTGTAG
- the LOC126685919 gene encoding uclacyanin-2-like: MAASSAFLFLLLAIPAVYGAQHIVGGSSGWTNFGVDYDTWAAGETFTVGDTLVFTYGSNHQVAETNEGDYNSCSSSNAIATHSGGSTTVTLSKSGPKYFICPTGGHCGSGMKLSVNVMDASTTPGTTPATPTPSGGNTTPTPEAGTPPSTTSSRPPPPSGNGADSLVRNLMVGALVVFGSTVTLMC, from the exons ATGGCAGCGTCAAGTGCTTTCTTATTTCTTCTGCTAGCAATTCCGGCAGTCTACGGTGCTCAGCACATCGTCGGAGGCAGCTCCGGATGGACCAATTTCGGAGTAGATTACGACACTTGGGCTGCTGGTGAAACTTTCACTGTTGGTGACACTCTTg TGTTCACCTACGGTAGCAACCACCAAGTAGCTGAAACAAATGAGGGCGACTATAACAGTTGCAGTTCCAGTAACGCCATTGCAACCCACTCCGGCGGAAGCACCACAGTTACCTTATCCAAATCAGGACCAAAGTATTTCATTTGTCCGACCGGCGGTCACTGCGGCAGTGGCATGAAACTCTCAGTTAATGTTATGGATGCCAGCACCACCCCCGGCACCACTCCGGCCACTCCTACTCCTTCTGGTGGCAACACCACCCCTACTCCAGAGGCTGGCACCCCACCTTCTACAACTTCGTCGCGACCACCTCCACCGTCCGGTAATGGGGCCGATAGCCTAGTTCGGAATTTGATGGTTGGTGCTTTGGTTGTGTTTGGATCCACTGTTACATTAATGTGCTAG